From the Candidatus Melainabacteria bacterium genome, the window CGCAGGGAAAGTCGTTTTGATTGAAGTCATGTTCGCGATCTCGGCAGTTTGTCTGGTTATCGTGATTGGACACAACAAAATCATGAGCCTCCTGACACAAGCAGAAGAAATAGCCTATTTTGCACGAGATCAGGCATTCATTGATTTGAATACTTTGCGCGAAGAACTAGTGCGACTGCGACACAAAGTGCGTCGTGATGTTGATGCGGAAGGCTACGGTCATGTTAACGAGCTGCTCAAAATGGTCAGCCCGCTCGTCATGATGTTTATACAAAAAGAGAAAAACGTTCTTCGATGGGGAATGTTCGGTTGGAAAATTGCGCAAAACGCAATGGCAATCATCAAGCAGCGATCGAAACAACAGTGATTTACATGGGACAAATAGCTTCGAATTCTACCTTCAGCTTCAAAGCGTATGCCTCTGATCGACGAGTTTTGATCGAGAAGCGACTTGAACAATATATGAGTGCAAACGAACCGGAAAAGCTCTGGGAATCGATGCGCTATTCGGTTCTGTCGGGCGGCAAAAGGCTTAGAGCGCTCTTATGTTTAGCCGCAGCTGAAGCAATTCTGCCCAACGAAGATGTAGCCGATCTCGTATTGCCGTGCGCGTGCGCAATTGAAATGGTGCACGCCATGAGTCTTATCCATGACGATTTACCGTCTATGGACAACGATGATTTGAGACGAGGTAAGCCCACCAATCACAAAGTTTTTGGCGAAGCGATGGCATTGCTGGCAGGTGACGCATTGCTAATGCTGGCCAACGAAATCCTTATAGAGGAAACTCCAGCAAAAGTTGACCGGAACATTCTGCTTTCTGTAGTCAAAGAACTATCGATCGCAACCGGCGCTCACGGCATGGTGGGCGGACAAGTTGAAGACATGAACTTCACAGGCGCTTTTGAGCAAGGACATACAAATAAAGAGTTTGTTGACGAAAAGATTTTGTCGTCCATCCATCGCCGCAAAACAGGTGCGCTAATCACATTTT encodes:
- a CDS encoding polyprenyl synthetase family protein, producing MGNVRLENCAKRNGNHQAAIETTVIYMGQIASNSTFSFKAYASDRRVLIEKRLEQYMSANEPEKLWESMRYSVLSGGKRLRALLCLAAAEAILPNEDVADLVLPCACAIEMVHAMSLIHDDLPSMDNDDLRRGKPTNHKVFGEAMALLAGDALLMLANEILIEETPAKVDRNILLSVVKELSIATGAHGMVGGQVEDMNFTGAFEQGHTNKEFVDEKILSSIHRRKTGALITFSIWSGARLAGANERQLIDLKRFGEILGLAFQITDDLLDVTGDASTLGKTPGKDEATQKATWVRLFGIEGSKQRLQELESEGLEILRSNNIESGSAPALTELLKYAIHRVN